From a single Streptomyces sp. NBC_00377 genomic region:
- a CDS encoding MFS transporter: MAAARAPQGATGIGATKGNKGRSRVSGSGRMSGSVRAVGRALHFPFTGTARGIRKATHAHGAGESGLGKLIELHAVNGAGDVMITVALASTVFFSVPTDEARGRVALYLAITMAPFTVLAPVIGPLLDRLPHGRRAAMAGAMLARALLALVLSGAVATGSIELYPAALGVLVSSKAYGVVRSAVVPRLLPPRFSLVKANSRVTLGGLLATGIAAPVGAGLQALGPRYPLYGAFLIFVAGTFLSFSLPRKVDSGKGEAVALLAADEQHLHGPHRQPVKRPGLRTVGIAVTHALGANAALRWLSGFLTFFLAFLLREHPLTGQSAAVSLGMVAVSAGVGNALGTAVGAWLRSKAPELIIVTVVAVVLGAAVTAAVFFGAFLVACMAAVAGFSQALAKLSLDALIQRDVPELVRTSAFARSETLLQVCWVFGGAVGIVMPLNGALGLSVAAAVVALGWLTTVRGLLSSVRHGSGAKPRVA, translated from the coding sequence GTGGCAGCCGCGAGAGCACCCCAGGGCGCCACCGGGATCGGTGCGACGAAGGGGAACAAGGGGAGGAGCAGGGTGAGCGGTTCGGGCCGGATGAGCGGGTCCGTCCGCGCGGTCGGCCGCGCCCTGCACTTCCCGTTCACCGGCACCGCCCGCGGGATCAGAAAGGCCACCCACGCGCACGGCGCCGGCGAGTCCGGCCTCGGCAAGCTGATCGAACTGCACGCCGTGAACGGGGCCGGCGACGTCATGATCACCGTCGCGCTCGCCTCCACCGTGTTCTTCTCCGTGCCCACGGACGAGGCCCGCGGACGCGTCGCGCTCTACCTCGCCATCACCATGGCGCCCTTCACGGTCCTCGCCCCGGTCATCGGCCCCCTGCTCGACCGGCTCCCGCACGGCCGGCGCGCCGCCATGGCCGGCGCCATGCTGGCCCGGGCACTCCTCGCGCTGGTGCTGTCCGGCGCCGTCGCCACCGGCAGCATCGAGCTGTACCCGGCCGCGCTCGGCGTGCTCGTCTCCTCCAAGGCGTACGGGGTGGTCAGAAGCGCCGTCGTGCCCCGGCTGCTGCCACCACGGTTCTCCCTGGTCAAAGCCAACTCGCGGGTTACTCTCGGTGGTCTCCTCGCCACCGGGATCGCCGCGCCCGTCGGGGCGGGGCTCCAGGCCCTCGGGCCGCGCTACCCGCTCTACGGCGCCTTCCTGATCTTCGTGGCCGGTACGTTCCTGTCCTTCTCGCTGCCCCGCAAGGTCGACTCCGGCAAGGGCGAGGCCGTGGCGCTGCTCGCCGCCGACGAGCAGCACCTGCACGGCCCGCACCGGCAGCCCGTGAAACGCCCGGGCCTCAGGACCGTCGGCATCGCCGTCACCCACGCCCTCGGCGCCAACGCCGCCCTGCGCTGGCTGTCCGGGTTCCTGACCTTCTTCCTGGCGTTCCTGCTGCGCGAGCACCCGCTGACCGGGCAGAGCGCGGCCGTGTCGCTGGGCATGGTGGCCGTGTCCGCCGGCGTGGGCAACGCCCTCGGCACGGCCGTGGGGGCGTGGCTGCGCTCCAAGGCCCCGGAGCTGATCATCGTCACGGTCGTCGCCGTCGTGCTGGGTGCGGCCGTCACCGCCGCGGTGTTCTTCGGGGCGTTCCTGGTGGCGTGCATGGCGGCGGTCGCCGGGTTCTCGCAGGCCCTGGCCAAGCTGTCGCTGGACGCGCTGATCCAGCGGGACGTGCCGGAACTGGTGCGCACCTCCGCGTTCGCCCGCTCGGAGACGCTGCTCCAGGTGTGCTGGGTGTTCGGCGGCGCGGTCGGCATCGTCATGCCGCTGAACGGCGCGCTGGGCCTGTCGGTGGCCGCCGCGGTGGTCGCGCTGGGCTGGCTGACCACGGTCCGCGGTCTGCTGTCCTCGGTGCGGCACGGAAGCGGCGCGAAACCCCGCGTGGCGTAA
- a CDS encoding DUF2771 domain-containing protein — MTTMPRGGAADVPGVVRRRRVVAAAGAVCAGLLVLSACDKPTPLSTITVGRDSVSAEAACGGEGKTLQAAALTKCLADKDIKSITVDPDETVRFGVDPDVADKRWTILMNGQPLTEDSDKTYRTIPGSVFFNAQYGAQGNSTLVSIKAGDGKKDSQAVTGLWSFKLKKDD, encoded by the coding sequence ATGACCACGATGCCCCGCGGCGGAGCCGCTGATGTACCTGGCGTTGTGCGGCGCCGCCGCGTCGTCGCCGCCGCCGGCGCCGTTTGTGCCGGCCTGCTCGTCCTGTCGGCCTGCGACAAGCCGACTCCGCTGTCCACGATCACCGTCGGCCGCGACTCGGTCAGCGCCGAGGCCGCCTGCGGCGGGGAGGGCAAGACCCTCCAGGCCGCCGCGCTGACCAAGTGCCTCGCGGACAAGGACATCAAGTCGATCACCGTCGACCCCGACGAGACCGTCCGCTTCGGCGTCGACCCCGACGTGGCCGACAAGCGCTGGACGATCCTGATGAACGGTCAGCCGCTCACCGAGGACAGCGACAAGACCTACCGCACGATCCCGGGCAGCGTCTTCTTCAACGCCCAGTACGGCGCCCAGGGCAACTCCACCCTCGTCTCCATCAAGGCCGGCGACGGGAAGAAGGACAGCCAGGCGGTCACCGGCCTGTGGTCGTTCAAGCTGAAGAAGGACGACTGA
- a CDS encoding futalosine hydrolase, which translates to MVVQAEEGRLTTSRTRVLVATAVPAERDAVAQALPRPGGDARPQDVERDGTVRLPGATLRRHGVFDLLAAGVGPALAAASVSAALTAAALRDAPYGLVVSAGIAGGFAPAAPVGSLVVADEITAADLGAETADGFLPVTELGFGAVTHRPPESLVRETAAATGARTGVVLTVSTVTGTAARATALRELHPRALAEAMEGFGVAEAAAAHHVPVLEIRAVSNPVGPRDRDAWRIGAALAALTTAFGKIAPLLESWNPYDR; encoded by the coding sequence GTGGTCGTTCAAGCTGAAGAAGGACGACTGACCACGTCCCGCACCCGCGTCCTCGTGGCCACCGCGGTCCCCGCCGAACGGGACGCGGTGGCGCAGGCGCTGCCGCGGCCCGGCGGCGACGCCCGGCCGCAGGACGTCGAGCGGGACGGCACGGTCCGGCTGCCCGGTGCCACCCTGCGCCGCCACGGGGTCTTCGACCTGCTCGCCGCCGGGGTCGGGCCGGCCCTGGCCGCCGCGTCCGTCTCCGCCGCCCTGACGGCGGCCGCGCTGCGCGACGCGCCCTACGGCCTCGTCGTCTCGGCGGGCATCGCCGGCGGCTTCGCGCCCGCCGCCCCCGTCGGCTCCCTGGTCGTCGCCGACGAGATCACCGCCGCCGACCTGGGCGCCGAGACCGCCGACGGCTTCCTGCCCGTCACCGAGCTGGGCTTCGGCGCCGTCACCCACCGTCCGCCCGAGTCCCTCGTACGGGAGACCGCGGCCGCGACCGGGGCCCGTACCGGCGTCGTCCTGACCGTCTCGACGGTCACCGGCACCGCCGCCCGGGCCACCGCCCTGCGCGAGCTCCACCCTCGCGCCCTCGCCGAGGCGATGGAGGGCTTCGGGGTCGCCGAGGCCGCCGCCGCGCACCACGTGCCCGTGCTGGAGATCCGCGCGGTCTCCAACCCCGTCGGTCCGCGCGACCGCGACGCCTGGCGCATCGGCGCGGCGCTCGCCGCCCTGACCACGGCCTTCGGGAAGATCGCGCCCCTCCTGGAGAGTTGGAACCCCTATGACCGGTGA
- a CDS encoding 1,4-dihydroxy-6-naphthoate synthase, with the protein MTGDLLKIAYSPCPNDTFVFDALAHGRVDGAPGLDVTFADIDITNGMAERGESDVLKVSYAVLPYVLDEYALLPCGGALGRGCGPLVLTRETGTGDAALAPGGAGLTGRTVAVPSERSTAYLLFRLWAAEQVPGGVGEIVVMPFHEIMPAVRDGKVDAGLVIHEARFTYREYGLRKLADMGEHWESTTGLPIPLGAIIAKRSLGAPVLTRLADSIRASVRAAWDAPEVSRPYVMEHAQEMDPAVADQHIGLYVNEFTADLGEDGYAAVRGLLTRAAAEGLLPPLGPGALDFP; encoded by the coding sequence ATGACCGGTGACCTGCTGAAGATCGCGTACTCGCCCTGCCCCAACGACACCTTCGTCTTCGACGCCCTCGCCCACGGCCGCGTCGACGGCGCGCCCGGGCTCGACGTGACGTTCGCGGACATCGACATCACCAACGGCATGGCCGAGCGCGGCGAGTCCGACGTGCTGAAGGTGTCGTACGCCGTGCTGCCGTACGTCCTCGACGAGTACGCGCTGCTGCCCTGCGGGGGCGCGCTCGGCCGGGGCTGCGGCCCGCTGGTGCTCACGAGGGAGACAGGGACCGGGGACGCCGCCCTCGCTCCCGGCGGTGCGGGCCTGACCGGCCGCACGGTCGCCGTGCCGAGTGAGCGGTCGACGGCGTACCTGCTGTTCCGGCTCTGGGCGGCGGAGCAGGTCCCGGGCGGCGTCGGCGAGATCGTGGTCATGCCGTTCCACGAGATCATGCCGGCCGTACGGGACGGCAAGGTCGACGCGGGGCTGGTGATCCACGAGGCCCGCTTCACCTACCGCGAGTATGGTCTGCGCAAGCTCGCGGACATGGGCGAGCACTGGGAGTCCACGACCGGCCTGCCGATCCCGCTCGGCGCCATCATCGCCAAGCGCTCCCTGGGCGCACCGGTCCTCACCCGGCTCGCCGACTCGATCCGCGCCTCCGTACGCGCCGCCTGGGACGCGCCCGAGGTCTCCCGCCCGTACGTCATGGAACACGCGCAGGAAATGGATCCGGCCGTCGCGGACCAGCACATCGGTCTGTACGTCAACGAGTTCACGGCGGACCTGGGCGAGGACGGCTATGCGGCGGTGCGGGGATTGCTGACGCGTGCGGCGGCCGAGGGACTGTTGCCGCCCCTCGGCCCCGGTGCACTCGATTTCCCGTGA
- a CDS encoding cold-shock protein, with protein sequence MPTGKVKWFNTEKGFGFLSRDDGGDVFVHSSVLPAGVEALKPGQRVEFGVVAGQRGDQALSVVILDPTPSVAAAQRKKPDELASIVQDLTTLLENITPMLEKGRYPERTSGKQIAGLLRAVADQLDV encoded by the coding sequence ATGCCGACGGGCAAGGTCAAGTGGTTTAACACAGAGAAGGGCTTCGGCTTTCTCTCCCGTGACGACGGCGGTGACGTCTTCGTCCATTCCTCCGTCCTGCCTGCCGGAGTCGAGGCGCTGAAGCCGGGTCAGCGAGTGGAGTTCGGCGTCGTCGCCGGACAGCGCGGCGACCAGGCACTCTCCGTCGTCATTCTCGACCCGACCCCGTCGGTCGCCGCCGCACAGCGCAAGAAGCCCGACGAACTGGCTTCCATCGTCCAGGACCTGACCACGCTTCTCGAGAACATCACCCCGATGCTGGAGAAGGGCCGTTACCCGGAGAGGACCTCCGGCAAGCAGATCGCCGGTCTACTGCGCGCGGTGGCCGACCAGTTGGACGTCTGA
- a CDS encoding DUF3027 domain-containing protein → MSAATTRSRTPDRLCAEAVDLARAAAEEAAAPGVVGEHAGMVSEGDRVVTHFFECKELGYRGWRWAATVARASRAKNVTLDEVVLLPGPDAVLAPEWLPWSERLRPGDMGPGDLLPTDAEDLRLEPGYTGEDDPRLQPGYFDMDEPTPNSPLSEEMAELAEAEDAEVTATAPAALPAAPRRGTIAAVAEELGLRRARVLSRYGLHTAADRWEDGFGPKTPMAQAAPASCVSCGFLTRIGGSLGQAFGVCANEFSPADGRVVSLAYGCGGHSEAAVMPTPPRPAPPVVDETRVDPFPLRPAADSGSVPETTDEDTAELGHS, encoded by the coding sequence GTGAGCGCAGCGACCACGCGAAGCCGGACCCCCGACCGCCTGTGCGCCGAGGCCGTCGACCTCGCACGCGCCGCAGCCGAGGAGGCAGCCGCCCCCGGCGTGGTCGGCGAGCATGCGGGGATGGTCTCGGAGGGCGACCGGGTGGTCACCCACTTCTTCGAGTGCAAGGAACTGGGCTACCGGGGCTGGCGCTGGGCGGCGACGGTGGCGCGGGCCTCGCGCGCCAAGAACGTCACGCTCGACGAGGTGGTCCTGCTGCCCGGCCCGGACGCCGTCCTGGCCCCGGAGTGGCTTCCGTGGAGCGAGCGTCTGCGCCCCGGCGACATGGGTCCCGGCGATCTCCTCCCCACCGACGCGGAGGACCTGCGGCTGGAGCCCGGCTACACCGGCGAGGACGATCCGCGCCTTCAGCCGGGTTACTTCGACATGGACGAGCCGACGCCCAACTCGCCTCTCTCCGAGGAGATGGCCGAGCTGGCGGAGGCGGAGGACGCGGAGGTCACGGCGACCGCGCCCGCGGCCCTGCCGGCGGCTCCGCGCCGGGGCACCATCGCCGCGGTCGCCGAGGAGCTGGGTCTGCGCCGCGCCCGGGTCCTCTCCCGCTACGGGCTGCACACCGCGGCCGACCGCTGGGAGGACGGCTTCGGTCCGAAGACGCCCATGGCCCAGGCGGCCCCCGCTTCGTGTGTGAGCTGCGGTTTCCTCACCCGCATCGGCGGCTCCCTCGGCCAGGCCTTCGGGGTCTGCGCCAACGAGTTCTCCCCGGCCGACGGCCGGGTGGTCTCCCTGGCGTACGGCTGCGGCGGCCACTCGGAGGCGGCCGTGATGCCGACCCCGCCGCGGCCGGCTCCGCCGGTCGTCGACGAGACCCGGGTCGACCCGTTCCCGCTCCGCCCGGCGGCCGACTCGGGTTCCGTGCCGGAGACGACGGACGAGGACACGGCGGAGCTGGGTCACTCCTAG
- a CDS encoding HAD family hydrolase, which yields MGRMTSPVLTVGFDLDMTLIDSRPGIRATYVALAERTGTYIDADAVVTRLGPPPETELARWYPAERVAAVADLYRSLYPEHGVTGATALPGARESIAAVRAAGGQAIIVTAKHQPNAELHVEHLRLAPDAVIGDLWAEEKARALREHGASVYVGDHVGDIRGARAAGALSVTVPTGPIGAEELRTAGADVVLTDLTEFPAWLSGHLEAYRSAPRA from the coding sequence ATGGGCCGCATGACGTCACCCGTGCTCACCGTCGGCTTCGACCTCGACATGACCCTCATCGACTCCAGGCCCGGCATCCGCGCCACCTACGTGGCGCTCGCCGAGCGGACGGGGACGTACATCGACGCCGATGCGGTGGTCACCCGGCTCGGGCCGCCGCCCGAGACGGAGCTGGCCCGCTGGTACCCGGCGGAGCGGGTGGCGGCCGTGGCCGACCTCTACCGCTCGCTGTACCCCGAGCACGGCGTCACGGGCGCGACCGCGCTGCCCGGCGCCCGGGAGTCGATCGCGGCGGTGCGGGCGGCCGGCGGGCAGGCGATCATCGTCACCGCCAAGCACCAGCCGAACGCCGAACTCCACGTGGAGCATCTGCGTCTGGCCCCCGACGCGGTCATAGGCGACCTGTGGGCCGAGGAGAAGGCGCGGGCGCTGCGTGAGCACGGCGCGAGCGTCTATGTCGGCGACCACGTGGGCGACATACGCGGCGCGCGTGCCGCCGGGGCGCTGTCGGTCACCGTGCCGACGGGGCCGATCGGTGCGGAGGAACTGCGGACCGCCGGTGCGGATGTCGTGCTCACCGACCTGACCGAATTCCCCGCGTGGCTCTCCGGCCACCTCGAGGCCTACCGGAGCGCACCCCGCGCCTGA
- a CDS encoding sacsin N-terminal ATP-binding-like domain-containing protein: MSKFVLPAPEGADPFGTARLRRGVLDAWATSPARFREDANAEEDLVLGGYRDRLVVELAQNAADAAARAGVPGRLRLTLRDGVLVAANTGAALDAAGVESLATLRASAKREERQSATAVGRFGVGFAAVLAVTDEPAVVGRHGGVRWDLAEARTLASETARHSPGLGDEVRRRDGHVPLLRLPFAAQGTAPDPYDTAVILPLRDAAAADLAERLLTVVDDALLLALPGLEEVVIEIDGDAPRVLSRAADPTDDALTVVADTRDGTTRWRVAAVHGPLTPDLLADRPVEERLRPHWSVTWAVPVDDDGSPARPRTTPVVHAPTPSDEALGVPALLIASFPLDTTRRHAAPGPLTDHLVRCAADVYAGLLAGWRPVGAGIIDLVPGPLGKGELDGALRQAILERLPRTAFLPPAVRPQPEEEDRGEDAVGFPEALRPRDAEVVEGAGADTVRVLAEVLPTLLPAGLERRVELRTLGVARVPLADAVDRLAGLEKDPQWWYRLYDSLAGVDPERLSGLPVPLADGRTTIGPRQVLLPTPDATGPDPEILARLGLKVAHRDAAHPLLEKLGALPATPRAVLTTPQVRAAVAASLDDDAGAWDDRDTPDAEELADTVLALVRDAGLEPGDEPWLGALALPDEEGELVPAGEMVLPGSPFASVVREGELAQVDAELAERWGEQPLAACGVLAGFALVRATDVVLDPDELEPRDGDFAEPDDAGLLDAVDVWCEDILDRFPDSPVPPVATELVAVRDLDLVDEDRWPQALALLARPPLRDALIQPVRILLPDGTHEVVRPYTAWWLRGNPVLDGRRPAGLLAAGGDPLLHGLYEEADATGFDDEQVLRALGVRTSVAALLDEPGGAAELLERLADPERTVTGAQLHGLYGALAELDPEQVTLPDELRAVVDGRVEVVDAADAVVVDSPDLLPFTEGVPLLPVRPARAAELAELFQVRRLSESVTGQVDSEGVEHDVPEPVRALLGPRTPATYVEHEELVVDGTEIDWRLTDDGVLHAATLEGVAAGLAWAARQWPRRFEVAALLEDPSRTRELARDRWFD, translated from the coding sequence GTGAGCAAGTTCGTGCTGCCGGCACCCGAGGGCGCGGACCCCTTCGGCACGGCCCGCCTGCGTCGCGGAGTGCTGGACGCCTGGGCCACCAGTCCCGCCCGCTTCCGGGAGGACGCCAACGCCGAGGAGGACCTCGTCCTCGGCGGGTACCGGGACCGGCTCGTCGTCGAGCTCGCGCAGAACGCCGCGGACGCCGCGGCCAGGGCCGGGGTGCCGGGCCGGCTGCGGCTGACCCTCCGGGACGGTGTCCTGGTCGCCGCCAACACGGGCGCGGCCCTGGACGCCGCCGGTGTGGAGTCCCTCGCCACCCTCCGTGCCTCGGCCAAGCGCGAGGAGCGGCAGTCGGCCACGGCCGTCGGACGGTTCGGGGTCGGCTTCGCCGCCGTCCTGGCCGTCACCGACGAGCCCGCCGTCGTCGGACGGCACGGAGGGGTCCGCTGGGACCTCGCCGAGGCCCGCACGCTCGCCTCCGAGACCGCCCGGCACAGCCCGGGGCTCGGTGACGAGGTCCGGCGGCGGGACGGACATGTGCCGCTGCTCCGGCTGCCCTTCGCCGCCCAGGGCACCGCGCCCGACCCGTACGACACGGCCGTGATCCTGCCGCTGCGCGACGCCGCCGCCGCCGACCTCGCCGAACGCCTCCTCACCGTCGTCGACGACGCCCTCCTCCTCGCCCTGCCGGGTCTGGAGGAGGTCGTGATCGAGATCGACGGCGACGCGCCCCGCGTCCTGAGCCGGGCCGCCGATCCCACCGACGACGCCCTCACCGTCGTGGCCGACACCCGGGACGGGACGACCCGCTGGCGCGTCGCCGCCGTGCACGGCCCCCTCACGCCCGACCTTCTCGCCGACCGCCCCGTGGAGGAGCGGCTGCGCCCTCACTGGTCGGTCACCTGGGCCGTACCGGTCGACGACGACGGTTCGCCCGCCCGGCCCCGCACCACTCCCGTCGTGCACGCCCCCACCCCCAGCGACGAGGCGCTCGGCGTCCCCGCCCTGCTCATCGCCTCCTTCCCGCTCGACACCACCCGCCGGCACGCCGCCCCCGGCCCGCTGACCGACCATCTGGTGCGGTGCGCGGCGGACGTGTACGCGGGTCTGCTGGCCGGCTGGCGGCCGGTGGGCGCCGGGATCATCGACCTCGTGCCCGGCCCGCTGGGCAAGGGAGAGCTCGACGGGGCGTTGCGTCAGGCGATCCTCGAGCGGCTGCCGCGTACCGCCTTCCTGCCGCCCGCCGTCCGGCCCCAGCCCGAGGAGGAGGACCGGGGCGAGGACGCGGTCGGGTTCCCGGAGGCGCTGCGGCCCCGGGACGCCGAGGTAGTCGAGGGCGCCGGCGCCGACACCGTGCGGGTGCTGGCGGAGGTGCTCCCCACCCTGCTGCCCGCCGGACTGGAACGGCGCGTCGAGCTGCGTACCCTGGGCGTGGCCCGGGTCCCGCTGGCCGATGCCGTCGACCGGCTGGCCGGCCTGGAGAAGGACCCGCAGTGGTGGTACCGGCTCTACGACAGCCTCGCCGGCGTCGACCCGGAGCGGCTCTCCGGGCTTCCCGTGCCCCTGGCCGACGGCCGGACCACCATCGGCCCCCGTCAGGTGCTGCTGCCCACTCCGGACGCGACCGGCCCCGACCCGGAGATCCTCGCCCGTCTCGGCCTCAAGGTCGCCCACCGGGACGCGGCGCACCCCCTCCTGGAGAAGCTCGGCGCGCTGCCCGCGACACCCCGCGCCGTCCTGACCACCCCGCAGGTCCGGGCCGCCGTCGCCGCGTCCCTGGACGACGACGCAGGCGCCTGGGACGACCGGGACACCCCGGACGCCGAGGAACTCGCCGACACGGTGCTCGCCCTGGTCCGCGACGCGGGACTGGAACCCGGTGACGAGCCCTGGCTCGGCGCGCTCGCGTTGCCCGACGAGGAGGGGGAACTCGTCCCCGCCGGTGAAATGGTGCTGCCGGGCAGCCCGTTCGCCTCCGTCGTCCGGGAGGGCGAACTCGCCCAGGTGGACGCCGAACTGGCGGAGCGGTGGGGCGAACAGCCCTTGGCCGCCTGTGGTGTCCTGGCCGGTTTCGCGCTGGTGCGCGCCACGGACGTGGTCCTCGACCCGGACGAACTGGAGCCCCGCGACGGGGACTTCGCGGAGCCCGACGACGCGGGTCTGCTGGACGCCGTCGACGTGTGGTGCGAGGACATCCTCGACCGCTTCCCCGACAGCCCGGTGCCTCCCGTCGCCACCGAACTGGTCGCGGTGCGCGACCTCGACCTCGTGGACGAGGACCGCTGGCCCCAGGCCCTCGCGCTGCTGGCCCGGCCGCCGCTGCGGGACGCCCTCATCCAGCCGGTCCGGATCCTCCTGCCCGACGGCACCCACGAGGTCGTACGGCCGTACACCGCATGGTGGTTGCGCGGGAACCCGGTGCTCGACGGCCGCCGCCCGGCCGGTCTGCTGGCCGCCGGCGGGGACCCGCTGCTGCACGGCCTGTACGAGGAGGCAGACGCCACCGGCTTCGACGACGAGCAGGTGCTGCGCGCCCTCGGTGTGCGGACGTCCGTGGCCGCGCTCCTCGACGAGCCCGGCGGCGCCGCCGAACTCCTCGAGCGTCTCGCCGACCCGGAGCGTACGGTCACCGGCGCCCAACTGCACGGGCTGTACGGTGCGCTGGCCGAGCTGGATCCCGAGCAGGTGACCCTTCCGGACGAGCTGCGGGCCGTCGTCGACGGGCGGGTCGAGGTCGTGGACGCGGCCGACGCCGTCGTCGTCGACTCACCCGATCTGCTGCCGTTCACCGAAGGGGTGCCGCTGCTTCCGGTACGGCCCGCCCGGGCCGCCGAACTGGCCGAACTGTTCCAGGTACGGCGACTGAGCGAGTCGGTGACCGGGCAGGTCGACTCCGAGGGCGTCGAGCACGACGTGCCGGAGCCGGTACGGGCGCTGCTGGGGCCGCGCACGCCCGCCACGTACGTCGAGCACGAGGAACTCGTCGTGGACGGCACGGAGATCGACTGGCGGCTGACGGACGACGGCGTCCTGCACGCCGCCACCCTGGAAGGCGTCGCCGCCGGACTCGCCTGGGCGGCGAGGCAGTGGCCGCGCCGCTTCGAGGTCGCGGCCCTCCTGGAGGACCCGTCACGCACCCGCGAACTGGCCCGGGACCGCTGGTTCGACTGA